Proteins encoded within one genomic window of Nitrospina gracilis 3/211:
- a CDS encoding sigma-54 interaction domain-containing protein, with product MNTRPADNIESIINLLKEAVFVYDENLEIRYFNEAAERITGYRREEVLGRKCITILDQSVCLNNCELCLTVKKGINYEAHFTSSFLRKDGAKRMGEFQAGLLQRNEEGTRVVVALNDVTEISQLRQELKEVHSFGNMIGKSRVMKELFETIQNVAFYDSTVFIQGESGTGKELVARALHYASPRAGKNLIKVNCTAFADTLLESELFGHAKGAFTGALRDRIGRFEEAHGGTIFLDEIGDLTPTIQVKLLRVLQEKEVERVGENVTRQVDIRIIAATNKDILEEVKTGRFREDLYYRLNVIPLHLPPLRERREDIPYLVQHFIKRWNAQHVKPIEDIADDALGLLLDHNWPGNIRELENVVEHACVKCSGSRIHSVDLPAFLQSESALPGRKKGNPVRRRNWLNRELVTEALARAEGNQSRAARELGVHRITLWRKMKEFGIPA from the coding sequence ATGAACACGCGTCCGGCAGACAACATCGAATCCATCATCAATCTCCTCAAGGAAGCGGTTTTCGTGTACGACGAGAACCTGGAGATCCGTTATTTCAACGAAGCGGCGGAACGCATCACGGGATACCGCCGTGAGGAGGTGCTGGGCCGCAAGTGCATCACCATCCTCGACCAGAGCGTGTGCCTGAATAACTGCGAGTTGTGCCTGACCGTGAAAAAGGGCATCAACTACGAAGCCCACTTCACGTCCTCCTTTTTGCGCAAAGACGGGGCCAAACGGATGGGCGAATTTCAGGCAGGCCTCCTGCAACGCAACGAAGAAGGCACGCGGGTGGTGGTCGCCCTCAACGACGTCACTGAAATCTCCCAGTTGCGGCAGGAATTAAAAGAGGTCCACTCCTTCGGCAACATGATCGGCAAAAGCCGTGTGATGAAGGAGTTGTTCGAGACCATCCAGAACGTGGCGTTTTACGATTCCACGGTTTTCATTCAAGGAGAAAGCGGCACCGGCAAGGAGCTGGTGGCGAGGGCCCTGCACTACGCCAGCCCGCGCGCGGGCAAGAACCTGATCAAGGTGAACTGCACTGCGTTCGCCGATACCCTGCTGGAAAGCGAACTGTTCGGCCACGCCAAGGGCGCGTTCACAGGGGCGCTTCGCGACCGCATCGGGCGCTTCGAGGAAGCACACGGCGGGACCATTTTCCTGGACGAGATCGGCGACCTCACACCGACCATCCAGGTTAAGTTGCTGCGCGTTCTGCAGGAGAAAGAAGTCGAGCGCGTGGGCGAGAACGTGACCAGGCAGGTGGACATCCGCATCATCGCCGCCACCAACAAGGATATCCTGGAGGAGGTGAAAACGGGGCGGTTCCGCGAGGATTTGTATTACCGGCTGAACGTCATCCCCCTGCACCTGCCGCCGCTCCGCGAGCGCAGGGAAGACATTCCCTACCTCGTCCAGCACTTCATCAAACGCTGGAACGCCCAGCACGTGAAACCCATCGAAGACATTGCCGACGACGCGCTGGGTCTCCTGCTCGACCACAACTGGCCGGGCAACATCCGGGAACTGGAAAACGTGGTCGAGCACGCCTGCGTGAAGTGCTCAGGTTCCCGCATCCACAGTGTGGACCTGCCTGCGTTCTTGCAATCGGAATCCGCTCTTCCCGGGCGCAAAAAGGGGAACCCGGTTCGCCGCCGCAACTGGTTGAACCGCGAACTGGTTACCGAGGCCCTGGCCCGGGCCGAGGGCAATCAGTCCCGTGCCGCACGGGAACTGGGTGTGCACCGCATCACCCTGTGGCGAAAAATGAAGGAATTCGGCATCCCCGCTTAA
- the nirK gene encoding copper-containing nitrite reductase, giving the protein MSYMIESLSQLRFKPVQLILFLFILSVATPGWSHGDSVMATAPNVPSPTKRSESKTVEVHFEAKEFVGDLADGLGKGIKYKFWSYNGTVPGPMVRVRVGDTVQFHLTNPKTNSQDHNIDMHAVNGPGGGAAVITVAPGETRVFSYKAMAPGLFIYHCAAGQIVDHIANGMYGLILVEPEGGLPPVDREYYVMRSEFFTTQKKEGLVEFDIQRGLDENPTYVVFNGKEGGVMFDNALKAKVGETVRIYYGNIGPNRVSSFHIIGEIFDKVYMEGAIGGLVNTNVQTTMIPSAGATIVEFKVDAPGTYALVDHSIFRVAKGAIGHLEVEGEENPSVFRAGK; this is encoded by the coding sequence ATGAGTTACATGATCGAATCCCTTTCCCAATTGCGCTTTAAACCCGTTCAGCTGATTTTGTTCCTGTTCATCCTGTCCGTTGCCACGCCGGGGTGGTCGCATGGCGACTCCGTCATGGCCACGGCGCCGAATGTGCCGTCCCCCACCAAGCGTTCCGAGTCGAAAACGGTGGAGGTTCATTTTGAGGCGAAGGAATTCGTCGGCGACCTGGCGGATGGATTGGGTAAAGGCATCAAGTATAAATTCTGGAGTTACAACGGCACGGTTCCGGGCCCCATGGTGCGGGTGCGGGTGGGTGACACGGTGCAGTTTCATCTTACCAACCCGAAGACCAACTCGCAGGATCACAACATCGACATGCATGCGGTGAACGGACCGGGTGGCGGTGCGGCGGTGATCACCGTCGCTCCGGGTGAGACCCGTGTCTTCTCCTACAAGGCAATGGCTCCCGGCCTGTTCATTTACCACTGTGCCGCGGGGCAGATTGTGGACCACATCGCCAACGGCATGTATGGACTGATCCTGGTTGAGCCGGAAGGCGGCCTGCCGCCGGTGGACCGCGAATACTACGTCATGCGGAGCGAGTTCTTCACCACCCAGAAGAAAGAAGGGCTGGTGGAGTTCGACATCCAGCGCGGCCTCGATGAGAACCCGACCTACGTCGTGTTCAACGGCAAGGAAGGCGGCGTGATGTTTGACAACGCGCTGAAGGCGAAGGTCGGCGAGACCGTGCGCATTTATTACGGCAATATCGGTCCCAACCGGGTGTCTTCGTTCCACATCATCGGCGAAATCTTTGACAAGGTGTACATGGAAGGCGCCATCGGCGGATTGGTCAATACCAACGTGCAGACCACCATGATTCCTTCCGCAGGTGCGACCATTGTCGAGTTCAAGGTGGATGCGCCGGGAACCTATGCCCTGGTGGATCACAGCATTTTCCGGGTGGCGAAAGGAGCGATCGGCCACCTGGAGGTGGAAGGGGAAGAGAACCCTTCCGTCTTTCGAGCCGGGAAGTGA
- the mobB gene encoding molybdopterin-guanine dinucleotide biosynthesis protein B — protein MDRYWERFKTPFLCFAGFSGVGKTTLLVELIKRFRRDNIRAGYYKHDAHRFQMDKEGKDTWRAQQAGAGILTINDPEHFAIIAENPFKKRSITHALEQCDCILIEGYKKSPFNKIVFLDAEGRLPISRDDTGIKAVVHQGVIHDTGLTDLGIPLFHRDEVDRIYEFVRSHFLQCTSAIYGGVFIGGQSKRMGKAKFSLAYNGKTEAERMVDLLSRFCDKVVLSARPDQDLADLGDLGDCERLNDEHSGLGPVGGLATLMANHPDKAWLVVACDMPFLKERNVRHIIEQRDPLRYGTCYMKKGRLGVEPMCGIYEPKFIVPLFEAMSRRELSLSRIINELPFHCIGVPEDNRSDFMNVNTPEEYEVARVKREQEED, from the coding sequence ATGGACCGCTACTGGGAACGCTTCAAGACCCCTTTCCTTTGCTTCGCCGGGTTTTCCGGTGTGGGCAAAACCACCCTGCTCGTGGAATTGATCAAGCGGTTCCGCCGCGATAACATCCGCGCCGGGTACTACAAGCACGACGCGCACCGCTTCCAGATGGACAAGGAAGGCAAGGACACCTGGCGCGCCCAGCAGGCGGGGGCGGGCATCCTCACCATCAACGATCCCGAGCACTTCGCCATCATCGCCGAGAACCCGTTCAAGAAACGCTCCATCACCCACGCCCTGGAACAGTGTGACTGCATCCTCATTGAAGGTTACAAGAAATCGCCGTTCAACAAGATCGTGTTCCTCGACGCCGAGGGCCGTCTGCCCATCTCCCGCGACGACACCGGTATCAAAGCCGTGGTGCACCAGGGCGTGATTCACGATACGGGGCTGACCGATCTCGGCATTCCGCTGTTTCACCGCGACGAGGTGGACCGTATCTACGAATTCGTGCGCAGTCACTTTCTTCAGTGCACCAGTGCCATTTACGGCGGCGTGTTCATCGGCGGCCAGAGCAAGCGCATGGGCAAGGCCAAATTCTCGCTCGCCTACAACGGAAAGACGGAAGCCGAACGGATGGTGGACTTGTTGTCGCGGTTCTGCGATAAAGTGGTGTTGTCGGCGCGGCCGGACCAGGACCTGGCTGACCTCGGAGACCTCGGCGATTGCGAGCGGTTGAACGACGAACACAGTGGACTGGGTCCGGTGGGCGGTCTCGCCACCCTCATGGCCAACCATCCGGACAAGGCATGGCTGGTGGTTGCCTGTGACATGCCGTTTCTGAAGGAACGCAACGTCCGGCACATCATCGAGCAACGCGACCCTCTCCGCTATGGCACCTGTTATATGAAGAAAGGACGCCTCGGTGTGGAACCCATGTGCGGCATTTATGAACCGAAGTTCATCGTGCCCCTGTTCGAAGCCATGTCGCGGCGCGAACTTTCGTTGTCGCGCATCATCAATGAACTGCCGTTCCATTGCATCGGCGTGCCGGAAGACAACCGCTCAGATTTCATGAACGTCAACACGCCCGAGGAATACGAAGTGGCCCGGGTGAAGCGGGAACAGGAGGAAGACTGA
- a CDS encoding molybdopterin molybdotransferase MoeA, which yields MGMITVDEALASILAKIQPKGLEKVSITEALGRVLAEDITARRDNPPLDNSAMDGYAVIANDIQSATPDSPVKLELVDEVAAGSIGTITLKSNQAIRIMTGAPIPPGADAVLMQEDTDKNGSFVFAKDKATVGENIRLAGEDVKTGDVVVPKGGVITPAHVGMMAVCGRSSVTVGQRPTVAILSTGDEIVDLDQVPEGSQIYNSNGYMLMAQVASAGGVPRYMGIAKDDEKDLLEKFEWALESDIVLSSGGVSVGDYDLVKASLQKMGNEMVFWKVAMKPGKPLAFGNIGGKPVFGLPGNPVSSFVSFEQFVRPSIKKMMGARDLSPQTVQATLTETIKKKPTGCIS from the coding sequence ATGGGCATGATCACCGTCGACGAGGCGCTCGCCAGCATCCTCGCCAAAATCCAACCCAAAGGACTGGAAAAGGTCTCCATTACCGAAGCGCTGGGACGCGTGCTGGCGGAGGACATCACCGCCCGCCGCGACAACCCGCCGCTCGACAACTCGGCGATGGACGGCTACGCGGTGATCGCGAACGACATCCAGTCGGCGACCCCGGACAGCCCGGTGAAGCTGGAACTGGTCGACGAAGTCGCCGCCGGGTCCATCGGCACGATCACATTGAAATCCAACCAGGCGATCCGCATCATGACCGGCGCCCCCATTCCTCCCGGCGCTGACGCGGTGCTGATGCAGGAAGACACGGACAAGAACGGCAGCTTCGTATTCGCCAAGGACAAGGCAACGGTCGGCGAGAACATCCGTCTCGCAGGCGAGGACGTGAAAACCGGCGACGTGGTGGTGCCGAAAGGCGGCGTCATCACCCCGGCGCACGTGGGCATGATGGCGGTGTGCGGCCGATCCAGCGTCACCGTCGGCCAGCGACCCACGGTGGCCATCCTCTCCACCGGCGACGAGATCGTCGATCTCGACCAGGTGCCGGAAGGGTCGCAGATTTACAACAGCAACGGTTACATGCTGATGGCGCAGGTGGCCTCGGCGGGCGGCGTGCCGCGTTACATGGGCATCGCCAAGGACGACGAAAAGGACCTGCTCGAAAAATTCGAGTGGGCGCTGGAGAGCGACATCGTGCTTTCCTCCGGCGGCGTGTCGGTGGGCGATTACGACCTGGTGAAGGCGAGCCTTCAAAAGATGGGCAACGAGATGGTGTTCTGGAAAGTCGCCATGAAACCGGGCAAACCGCTCGCCTTCGGCAACATCGGCGGCAAGCCGGTGTTCGGTCTGCCGGGCAACCCGGTGTCCTCGTTCGTGTCGTTCGAGCAGTTCGTTCGTCCATCGATCAAGAAGATGATGGGCGCGCGCGACCTGAGCCCGCAGACGGTGCAGGCGACGCTTACGGAAACCATCAAGAAAAAACCGACCGGGTGCATTTCATGA
- a CDS encoding FG-GAP repeat domain-containing protein, with protein sequence MSAATGFDRMAEQIEAQFPDIQGIVLSVENGEVLIDLKKGQPIHSGDRLKVIRYGEQIVHPVTGEVIGRKETDIGLIEVTEVRTNYSVARTLNTNEPIQNGDGVESRFRKMVILSAPVLQAEDLSLDTQAVGLAIERSLKKRPRMEVPAFGVQAWMLDQGLQAADLMNPQVLARLNKEITFDLLLLSRVETVQGQTVLRYRVVAVEDGAVLQEARVVFDEMTALATPESGTQSQAAKELGLVKFIGKQDFDFVLADMDVGDLDGDGEPEFVFIDRNRVMIYRFVKGQYEKIGTIRVSAEFNRFLTVDVADINGNGRAEIFVTNQVGQQLESFILEQVPGQTRFEKIATGLNRYFRVIRSYKGVPRLLTQRPGVEEPFGSEVHTMVYRNNTYKEGAKLGFERFLNQQTTLYGVTLEDTNFDKSIEIIVLDNNYNLRVYSTDGKLLVKSEDYYGHDPRQIEVGLKDQPYVDFTDPYVPRPVRYKGRLVPVQKRNQRFLLVPKNHRFGGNWLSELVVINSSSLAFIAVNKEGLETVFETNKQKGYLAAFQVVGTKDSRRQQVHVATVADKGGLFRDEKMTTLFVYDWK encoded by the coding sequence TTGTCGGCCGCCACGGGTTTCGACCGCATGGCGGAACAGATCGAGGCCCAGTTCCCGGACATCCAGGGCATCGTGCTGTCGGTGGAAAACGGCGAGGTGCTGATCGACCTCAAAAAGGGCCAGCCCATCCACTCCGGAGACCGGCTGAAAGTCATCCGTTACGGCGAACAGATCGTGCACCCGGTGACAGGCGAGGTCATCGGCCGTAAGGAAACCGACATCGGCCTCATCGAGGTGACCGAGGTGCGCACCAACTACTCCGTCGCACGCACATTGAATACCAACGAACCCATTCAGAACGGCGACGGCGTCGAGAGCCGCTTCCGCAAGATGGTCATCCTGTCTGCGCCGGTTCTGCAGGCGGAGGACCTGTCGCTGGACACGCAGGCGGTCGGCCTGGCCATCGAGCGTTCGCTCAAAAAGCGTCCGCGCATGGAAGTGCCTGCCTTCGGCGTGCAGGCGTGGATGCTGGACCAGGGCCTGCAAGCCGCCGACCTCATGAACCCGCAGGTGCTGGCCAGACTGAATAAGGAAATCACCTTCGACCTGCTTCTTCTGTCCAGGGTGGAGACCGTGCAGGGCCAGACGGTGCTCCGTTACCGCGTGGTGGCTGTGGAGGATGGCGCCGTTTTGCAGGAAGCGCGCGTCGTATTCGATGAAATGACCGCACTGGCCACGCCCGAGAGCGGCACCCAGTCGCAAGCCGCCAAGGAACTGGGGCTGGTGAAGTTCATCGGCAAACAGGATTTCGATTTCGTGCTGGCGGACATGGATGTGGGCGACCTCGACGGTGACGGCGAGCCGGAGTTCGTGTTCATCGACCGCAACCGGGTGATGATCTACCGCTTCGTCAAAGGACAGTACGAGAAAATCGGCACCATCCGCGTGTCGGCGGAGTTCAACCGGTTCCTCACCGTGGACGTGGCGGACATCAACGGCAACGGCCGCGCCGAAATCTTTGTCACCAACCAGGTGGGGCAACAGCTGGAGAGCTTCATCCTCGAACAGGTGCCGGGCCAGACCCGATTCGAGAAAATCGCCACCGGCCTCAACCGCTATTTCCGGGTGATCCGTTCCTACAAGGGAGTCCCGCGCCTCCTCACCCAGCGGCCCGGAGTCGAGGAACCATTCGGGTCGGAAGTCCACACAATGGTTTATAGGAATAATACCTACAAGGAAGGTGCAAAGCTGGGCTTTGAGCGGTTTTTGAACCAGCAAACGACCCTCTACGGAGTGACTTTGGAGGACACGAATTTCGACAAATCCATTGAAATAATTGTCCTTGACAACAATTACAATTTAAGGGTATATTCGACCGATGGAAAACTGCTAGTAAAATCAGAGGATTACTACGGACACGACCCGCGGCAGATCGAAGTGGGGCTGAAAGACCAACCTTATGTTGACTTTACAGATCCTTACGTTCCCAGGCCCGTCCGATACAAAGGCAGGCTGGTCCCGGTCCAAAAAAGGAACCAGCGCTTCCTGTTGGTACCGAAAAACCATCGGTTCGGCGGCAACTGGCTGTCAGAACTCGTCGTAATCAACAGCAGCAGTCTGGCTTTCATCGCCGTCAACAAGGAGGGGTTGGAGACGGTGTTTGAAACAAATAAACAGAAGGGATACCTGGCCGCATTTCAGGTGGTGGGTACGAAGGACTCCCGCAGACAACAAGTCCACGTAGCCACCGTGGCCGACAAGGGCGGCCTCTTCCGGGACGAAAAAATGACGACGTTGTTCGTCTATGACTGGAAGTGA
- a CDS encoding alginate export family protein, translating into MKRKLLAAGAAAVAVLLAGVMVAQAASVKFGGQMRPRYEIFEQNDFDKKTDPTHFFLTRIRLNADVNIDDKIGAFIQFQARGVYGAGTGGLIPGPAPGPRNAAVPADGLVDVGLHQAYFTVQDFFGMPADLKIGRQEVVLDGHRLFGNTGWTTGAQSADAIRLDHHHGDNMFSYIFIKAIEANGSVPFAVGGNSAGAPINLGGAGPGGLLGQGTCGRGTGFGAGDLSDNCDREDHVFWGNIKTMVPNAVISPYLVITVDNSWNGSGTSAGNPDNEMITVGGRIAGNAGGFDYRFEGYFQGGRAEGIATTMPATGKVVSAANLAAYTKGGGSGVDRRAYMIGARLGKTFKNVMWTPSVTLWYDRLSGTDSEDIQDGIWGTFDTLYDTGHKFYGYMDTYLNATGGDTSYLGLEDIAIKTSMKPAANWTVKADFHYFKTPAENIDLGRELDITFVHKYSSNLTMTAGYSNYWADPGFILVNPRVSRSAGQGGIVDGSANWGYVQLDLKF; encoded by the coding sequence ATGAAAAGGAAACTTTTAGCCGCAGGCGCGGCGGCGGTGGCCGTTTTACTGGCCGGCGTCATGGTCGCCCAGGCGGCAAGTGTCAAGTTCGGCGGTCAAATGCGACCCCGATACGAGATTTTTGAGCAAAACGATTTCGACAAGAAAACCGATCCCACCCATTTTTTCCTGACACGCATTCGACTGAACGCCGACGTCAACATCGATGACAAAATCGGGGCGTTCATCCAGTTCCAGGCCCGTGGCGTTTACGGTGCCGGCACCGGCGGTCTCATCCCCGGTCCCGCTCCCGGACCCCGCAATGCCGCAGTTCCTGCCGACGGACTCGTTGATGTCGGTCTCCACCAGGCATATTTCACCGTACAGGACTTTTTCGGCATGCCCGCTGACCTGAAAATCGGTCGGCAGGAAGTCGTTCTGGACGGACACCGCCTGTTCGGCAACACCGGCTGGACCACGGGCGCTCAGTCCGCGGATGCGATTCGCCTGGATCACCACCATGGCGACAACATGTTTTCGTATATTTTCATCAAGGCCATTGAAGCGAATGGTTCCGTACCGTTTGCTGTAGGTGGCAACAGCGCCGGCGCACCGATCAACCTCGGTGGTGCCGGCCCAGGCGGCCTGCTGGGTCAGGGTACTTGTGGCCGTGGCACCGGATTCGGCGCTGGCGACCTGAGTGACAACTGTGACCGGGAAGACCACGTGTTCTGGGGCAACATCAAGACCATGGTTCCGAACGCGGTGATTTCTCCGTACCTGGTCATCACGGTGGACAACTCCTGGAACGGTTCCGGCACGTCTGCCGGCAACCCGGACAACGAGATGATCACCGTGGGTGGTCGCATCGCCGGCAACGCCGGTGGTTTCGACTACCGGTTTGAAGGTTACTTCCAGGGTGGCCGCGCGGAAGGCATCGCGACGACCATGCCGGCTACGGGAAAAGTGGTTTCCGCCGCAAACCTGGCCGCCTACACAAAGGGCGGTGGCTCCGGTGTTGACCGCCGCGCGTATATGATCGGCGCCCGTCTCGGCAAGACCTTCAAGAACGTCATGTGGACCCCTTCCGTCACCCTGTGGTACGACCGGCTCTCCGGTACGGACTCCGAGGACATTCAGGACGGCATCTGGGGTACCTTTGACACCCTGTACGACACCGGTCACAAGTTCTACGGGTACATGGACACGTACCTGAACGCGACCGGTGGTGACACGTCGTACCTCGGCCTCGAGGACATCGCCATCAAAACGTCGATGAAGCCCGCGGCCAACTGGACCGTGAAAGCGGACTTTCACTACTTTAAAACCCCGGCTGAAAACATCGATCTGGGACGCGAGCTGGACATCACCTTCGTCCACAAGTACAGCTCGAACCTGACCATGACGGCTGGGTATTCCAACTACTGGGCGGACCCGGGTTTCATCCTGGTCAACCCGCGTGTATCCCGGTCTGCAGGACAGGGCGGAATTGTTGACGGTTCCGCCAACTGGGGTTACGTTCAGCTGGACCTGAAGTTCTGA
- a CDS encoding peptidylprolyl isomerase: MHFKTPSRLLLPLLLAALLLWPHVSIAQVADSHAPEEARMEINGRLVPPIVATVNGKEIPGTMLVSQVQMYKMFHQQQGHRVSPKQEAEYSKEALDNLIGQELLFQKAKAWGITVDEKTVQGEIQKIQSQFPSEELFKRALHVQGLNEGLLQTSIERQLVEEQVTRTRLAPKANVSDAAVKTFYEENREQFLQPPRWEFSHIFTAALKKNEPEDPKLQERFHKLQGMVETDARNKIENALNEIKSGKQFEDVAKEYSEHEETRQNGGKWGTMAQHEMPEEIYEVVSKLKPGQTSGIVRSEYGFHILRLDAALPEEVVPLDQVKTDLLNHLLKEEVKKKRTSWFPSCAMRRMSRCSFKKRHCRTTPCPFMRGRGTSIICVTTSNPK; the protein is encoded by the coding sequence ATGCACTTCAAGACCCCTTCCAGACTTCTGCTCCCTCTTCTGCTTGCGGCTCTGCTTTTGTGGCCCCACGTGTCCATCGCTCAGGTGGCGGACAGCCATGCGCCTGAAGAGGCGCGCATGGAAATCAACGGGCGCCTCGTGCCGCCCATCGTGGCCACCGTCAACGGCAAGGAAATCCCCGGCACCATGCTGGTCAGCCAGGTGCAGATGTACAAGATGTTTCACCAGCAGCAGGGCCACCGCGTGAGCCCAAAGCAGGAAGCCGAGTACTCCAAAGAAGCCCTCGACAACCTGATCGGACAGGAACTGCTGTTCCAGAAAGCGAAGGCGTGGGGGATCACCGTCGATGAAAAGACCGTGCAGGGTGAGATTCAAAAAATCCAAAGCCAGTTTCCGTCGGAAGAATTATTCAAACGCGCGCTCCACGTGCAGGGGCTGAACGAGGGCCTCCTGCAGACCAGTATCGAACGTCAGTTGGTGGAAGAACAGGTCACGCGTACCCGGCTCGCGCCCAAAGCCAATGTCTCGGATGCGGCCGTGAAAACATTTTACGAGGAAAACCGGGAACAGTTCCTGCAACCGCCGCGCTGGGAGTTTTCACACATTTTCACCGCCGCCCTGAAGAAAAATGAACCGGAAGACCCGAAACTCCAGGAGCGTTTTCACAAACTCCAGGGCATGGTGGAAACCGACGCGCGCAATAAAATTGAAAACGCGTTGAATGAAATCAAATCCGGCAAGCAGTTTGAAGACGTCGCCAAAGAATATTCCGAGCATGAAGAAACGCGCCAGAACGGCGGCAAATGGGGTACCATGGCCCAGCACGAGATGCCGGAAGAAATTTACGAGGTCGTCTCCAAATTAAAACCGGGGCAGACGTCCGGGATCGTGCGCAGTGAGTACGGATTCCACATCCTGCGCCTGGATGCGGCGCTCCCGGAGGAAGTGGTGCCGCTCGACCAGGTGAAGACGGATCTGCTGAACCACCTGCTGAAAGAAGAAGTAAAAAAGAAAAGGACAAGCTGGTTTCCAAGTTGCGCGATGAGGCGGATGTCGAGGTGTTCTTTTAAAAAGAGGCATTGCAGAACCACCCCCTGCCCTTTCATGAGAGGAAGGGGAACCTCCATAATCTGCGTGACCACTTCAAATCCAAAATGA
- the hpnA gene encoding hopanoid-associated sugar epimerase, whose product MKTLVTGTTGFLGSAIARELILSGRTVKVLVRQGSDLRNLSGLDVEVVHGDLRDPDSLARALDKCDTLYHAAAYYSLWSRDRKMVYDINVTGTRNILDAARQADLQRIVYTSTVGCIGLTGNGTPGDETTPFNEATLCNDYKRSKWEAEQVALEFAQNGLPVVIVNPSAPVGPRDIKPTPTGKVIQDFLNGNMPAYLDTGLNLIDVRDCARGHLLAEERGKVGERYILGNRNMSLKEILDTLSKITGIPAPKVQMPYWVAYTAGWVCDAVSNVITHKPPAVPLGGVKMAKYHMYFDASKAVRELGLPQNPVKQALSDAVHWMREHGLAR is encoded by the coding sequence ATGAAAACACTGGTAACAGGAACTACAGGGTTTCTCGGCTCGGCGATCGCGCGCGAGTTGATCCTGTCCGGCCGCACGGTGAAGGTGCTGGTGCGGCAGGGCTCGGACCTGCGCAACCTTTCCGGACTCGACGTGGAAGTCGTGCACGGCGACCTGCGCGATCCGGATTCCCTGGCACGCGCGCTCGACAAGTGCGACACGCTCTATCACGCAGCCGCCTATTACAGCCTGTGGAGCCGCGACCGCAAGATGGTGTACGACATCAACGTCACCGGCACGCGCAACATCCTGGATGCCGCCCGGCAGGCGGACCTCCAACGCATCGTGTACACCAGCACCGTCGGCTGCATCGGCCTCACCGGCAACGGAACACCCGGCGACGAAACCACTCCGTTCAACGAAGCCACCCTCTGCAACGATTACAAGCGGTCGAAGTGGGAAGCGGAACAGGTGGCGCTGGAGTTTGCACAGAACGGTCTGCCGGTGGTCATCGTCAACCCCAGTGCACCGGTGGGACCGCGCGACATCAAACCCACGCCGACGGGCAAGGTGATCCAGGATTTCCTGAACGGGAACATGCCGGCCTACCTCGATACCGGACTGAACCTGATCGACGTGCGCGACTGCGCGCGCGGCCACCTGCTGGCGGAAGAACGCGGCAAGGTGGGCGAACGTTATATCCTGGGCAACCGCAACATGTCGCTCAAGGAAATTCTCGACACGCTGTCGAAGATCACCGGCATTCCCGCACCGAAAGTGCAGATGCCTTACTGGGTGGCGTACACGGCGGGGTGGGTGTGCGACGCGGTGTCGAACGTCATCACGCACAAGCCGCCGGCCGTGCCGCTGGGCGGCGTCAAGATGGCGAAATATCACATGTACTTTGATGCTTCGAAGGCGGTCCGGGAACTGGGGCTGCCGCAGAACCCGGTGAAACAGGCGTTGAGCGACGCCGTTCACTGGATGCGCGAACACGGGCTCGCCCGCTGA